The Archocentrus centrarchus isolate MPI-CPG fArcCen1 chromosome 13, fArcCen1, whole genome shotgun sequence genomic interval GCATCAGCATATTTcatcttgagtctgaagggaGGATTTAGGTAAGCGCCTTGTTCCCTTGTCTCTGCACTCTTTGTAGATACACTGTAGGTATACATTTGGGTCTAACacttatagaatagaatagaatgcctttatttgtcattatacagaatgtacagtgaTATTGGAAAGCCACTCCTGTTTCAGTGCCGCACTGTAGAAAGtccacacataaatatataaaataaaatagaattataACAAAACTAAGATAAACctatacatataaatatgatGTGCAGtgggtgagtattgcactttggtgaatgaatattgcataTTATAGGAGTGATAggtattgttcagtatgaataatataaatattgcaCCGAGATGTGGATATTGCATAGTTAGACTGGGTGAGTGCGTGAATTCAGGGTGGGTATTGCTTTGGCAAAGAAACTGTCAAAGCAATAATCACCCTGAATTCACACACATCCTACTGAGCTAACTGACTTCACATTTGAGTAACAGCATTCCTGAGTTCATGATACTGTCGTTGTGGACAGTGAGTTGATAATTCTAAGCGCCTGATGCATTAAGTTCCCAATGCAACAAATGATTAGATGTATAAAACTGTAAatagtttaaaaatgttaattaaaaaaaaacaaaaaaaaacagtaattatACACTGTGTACACGGAGAAGACGTTCGGTGGACGACTGTTCACAACCATGTGTCTGCCTGTTTTTGATaatgttttttatgtgtttgagtcttgtctttgtgctgctgtggtCCATGATTCTCAGGTACGTCGGTCAGTCAGAGTGGTTTCGTGCAAACCGGAGGGGCAAATTCAGCTGGGACTTCTTGAATCATGAAAACACACCTCTAGAAGAAGTAGACATGAGCTACACTGCCATCAGCTACACAGGACTTGATAATCTGGGTATTGAGCTCAAACTTAaccttgtttaatttttttcagtttccttttcatcttttaaagccgtttgtttttttcacctgCTGTTGATTAATGTCCATGATATTCAGTGTGCAAGTCTAGTTTCTGATCTGATTTGTCATCACAGAGAGGCAGCGATCTTTGCGGACTCTAAAATTAAAAGGCTGCCCTCAAGTGGACGACTGGTTCCTGGCCAGGCTTCATATGTTCCAGGACTCTCTGGAGGAGCTAGACATTTCCCACTGTCCACACATCTCCACAGGCGGCCTGGCTGCGCTCAGGAATCTCAAGTAAATGAGCCAAAACACACCTAGTCTAGCCTAGTTACGATCAGCAGTGGCTGATTCTATTATAAATACTTCTTTTTGATTCTATTTTCTGTGCGGGCTGCAGGGGACTGAAGCATCTGGATGTCTCATCCCTCCCTGGGATTTCAAATCCTGGGCTGGTCATCATCCTGCTGGAGGAAATGTTACCACAGTGCCAGATCACAGCTAATGGCTACGACCACGATCTGAGTAAGGTGGGAGAAGAGGACAAGGAAGAGGAGCAAACACAAAGACGGAGGTAGCACGTGGATTGGCATAGACATCAGAGCGGAAACGGACAGAATCCTCTCAGAGAGCTCTTTTGTCTGTTCATGTGCCACCTCATCAACTGCAGCCTGTGAGAGATGGTGGTAATGTAGCATGGAGATGGGCAGTGGACACCACTGACACAAAAATAGCAGAGCCAGTTTGTCTGGTTAGTGCAGCGAAATGATATAAATATGAGTTTTTAACTGACTGAATTCCACAGCTTCATCACTACTAATCATCaactgtatacaaaagatggaaTTGGCCACCCTGATATCCATTAGGTGTCACTAGCTTGCCAATCTCGAGGTAGCCCCACTCAGAGCATATCCTGCTAAACTGTCTTTCTTGGCCCTAATGGGGAGCAGCAATTACAAGTAAAACCAAAAACCTCTTAGTGATTGCTGTGGCTGCtacagtgtttgtagacaagtttGTCAATTCCATTTAAACTATGACTGCAGCAATATGATGGCAACCAGTGCTAGCACAAGGAAGTTTTTGCCAACTGGAtgtggaatacacatttttcactaGCAACAGATGGTTGCCGGGGGTCACTGATGGTCTGTAGGGCTGTGTGACTGGGGGCTTTAGCAATCATTTTTACCATCGACTGCCATCACCCTCCAGTAACTGCTTGCAACACTACTCATGATCCCTCATGATCGGTGATCGATTGATTGAACATAGGCAGCATCCAAGTAGATAACAGCACGtgaaaacacacataaacacaggaAGTGTGGAACCAACTTGTATTGCTTCATGGTGGTTGGATTATCTTGCATTTTCATCCAGGGCACGGTGGCTTACTGAAAATCAGAATCAGTTTATATGTATGTGCGCATTTATGATGTAAATCTTTATGTCAGCTAAATTGTTTCTGTCTCAAGCAGTTGTTGCTGaatgtaaatataataaagactgaagaagaataaagatttttttgcgTGTGACAATTATTTTAACCTCTACTTATGAATTCTTGTCGCGTGTTTAAAAGGTAATGCAAACCAGGTGACACATCACAGCATGTCTGTATGTATTTGTAATCGCCACTGTGGGAGCTTATGTGAGGAAACTAAAGCCCATAATCCAGTGTGAGCCTTGTTCTGCAGCAGTGTCAGTGGACTGATGAAGACACCTACTGTATGAGCGAAGAGTGAATGTGGCTGAAGAAA includes:
- the dmac2 gene encoding distal membrane-arm assembly complex protein 2, with amino-acid sequence MSAPLVSLHRCCQRSLCLLVAKRQWSTSSTSPLQKRLLLFLTQRFYDVEMLLSWRSQAKRNQLRRKNVYFGYTQSFHGHDIASAYFILSLKGGFRYVGQSEWFRANRRGKFSWDFLNHENTPLEEVDMSYTAISYTGLDNLERQRSLRTLKLKGCPQVDDWFLARLHMFQDSLEELDISHCPHISTGGLAALRNLKGLKHLDVSSLPGISNPGLVIILLEEMLPQCQITANGYDHDLSKVGEEDKEEEQTQRRR